Within the Wolbachia pipientis genome, the region GTAAAACTTTTCAGAGAAAGGGGAGAAACAATTTCACAAATAGCAAGGGATCTAGGTATAAATCCCGGTATATTAGGTAAGTGGATAAAGAAGTATAACGAGAAAAAGTCAGCAGTAAATGCATTTCCGGGCAGGGGTAACGTAGCGCCTTATGATAAAGAGAGATTTGACTTAAAGAGAGAGTTAGCAAGAGTAACAAGGGAAAGAGACATTTAAAAAAAAGCCCTGGGATATTTTGCCAGT harbors:
- a CDS encoding transposase, which produces MTNGREYTAEFKEEAVKLFRERGETISQIARDLGINPGILGKWIKKYNEKKSAVNAFPGRGNVAPYDKERFDLKRELARVTRERDI